The following are encoded together in the Alphaproteobacteria bacterium genome:
- a CDS encoding glutathione S-transferase family protein, with the protein MLTLYDYLDSGNGYKVRLLLAQLGMPYELVELDIMQGATRTPEFLAKNPNGRIPTLELGDGTFLAESNAIVWYLAEGTKFVPSDRLGRAKALHWMFFEQYSHEPYVATPRFILRHLPADHPRRAELPARQAQGRAALGVMEGHLARHDFLAGAYSIADIALYAYTHRAGEAGIDLGPFPAVRAWLARVVSQPGYVAMLP; encoded by the coding sequence ATGCTGACGCTCTACGACTATCTCGATTCCGGCAACGGCTACAAGGTGCGCCTGCTGCTGGCGCAGCTCGGCATGCCCTATGAGCTGGTCGAGCTCGACATCATGCAGGGCGCCACGCGCACGCCCGAGTTCCTGGCCAAGAACCCCAACGGGCGCATCCCGACCCTGGAACTCGGGGACGGCACGTTCCTCGCCGAGTCCAACGCCATCGTCTGGTACCTCGCCGAGGGCACGAAATTCGTGCCGTCCGACCGCCTGGGCCGGGCGAAGGCGCTGCACTGGATGTTCTTCGAGCAGTACAGCCACGAGCCCTACGTGGCGACGCCGCGCTTCATCCTGCGCCATCTGCCTGCCGACCATCCGCGTCGGGCCGAGCTGCCGGCGCGCCAGGCGCAGGGCAGGGCGGCGCTGGGTGTGATGGAGGGCCATCTGGCCCGCCATGACTTCCTCGCCGGCGCCTACTCGATCGCCGACATCGCGCTCTACGCCTACACCCATCGGGCCGGCGAGGCCGGCATCGACCTCGGCCCGTTCCCGGCGGTGCGCGCATGGCTGGCGCGGGTGGTCAGCCAGCCGGGCTACGTGGCGATGCTGCCGTAA
- the pdxY gene encoding pyridoxal kinase PdxY — MRVLSIQSHVAYGYVGNRAATFPLQRLGHEVWAVNTVEFSNHTGYGAWKGRVAAPEQVRDVIAGIAERGALSSCDAILTGYMGDAALGEVVLEAVAMVRAANPRAVWCCDPVIGDIDRQVYVRPGIPEFFRDRIVALSDILTPNHFELEWLSGRKVSTLKDTMSAARSLMRAGPHPSILLVTSLRRSDAPAGTVEMLALTHEAAWLVSTPELAFPIAPNGTGDAVAALFLAHWHAHRDVGRALEEVAASIYAVLEATLASGDRELRLVTAQDMLVSSPRRFSAVQLDA; from the coding sequence ATGCGCGTCCTATCGATCCAGTCCCACGTTGCCTATGGTTATGTCGGCAACCGCGCCGCGACTTTCCCCTTGCAACGGTTGGGCCATGAGGTCTGGGCCGTGAACACGGTCGAGTTCTCGAACCACACCGGCTACGGCGCCTGGAAGGGCCGGGTCGCCGCGCCCGAGCAGGTGCGCGACGTGATCGCCGGCATCGCCGAGCGCGGCGCCCTCTCGAGCTGCGATGCGATCCTCACCGGCTACATGGGCGACGCCGCCCTGGGCGAGGTCGTGCTCGAGGCGGTGGCGATGGTGCGTGCGGCCAATCCGCGCGCCGTATGGTGCTGCGATCCGGTGATCGGCGACATCGATCGCCAGGTCTATGTGCGGCCCGGCATTCCCGAGTTCTTCCGCGACCGCATCGTGGCGCTGAGCGACATCCTGACGCCCAATCATTTCGAGCTCGAATGGCTCAGCGGCCGCAAAGTCTCGACCCTCAAGGACACAATGTCGGCGGCGCGCAGCCTGATGCGCGCCGGGCCGCATCCCTCGATCCTGCTGGTGACCAGCCTACGGCGCAGCGATGCGCCCGCGGGAACCGTCGAGATGCTGGCGCTGACGCACGAGGCCGCGTGGCTGGTATCGACGCCCGAGCTCGCCTTCCCGATCGCGCCCAACGGTACCGGTGACGCGGTGGCGGCGCTGTTCCTCGCGCATTGGCACGCCCATCGCGACGTCGGGCGTGCACTGGAGGAGGTCGCGGCCTCGATCTACGCCGTGCTCGAGGCGACCCTGGCCTCGGGCGACCGCGAGCTGCGGCTGGTGACGGCGCAGGACATGCTGGTGTCGTCGCCGCGGCGCTTCAGCGCCGTGCAGCTGGACGCCTGA
- a CDS encoding MaoC family dehydratase, protein MSRNAPAKTNPGNYFEDFTLGQELAHATPRTVTEGDVSLYTALYGTRFAVQSADAFAQSVGLPGAPVDDLLVFHIVFGKTVPDVSLNAVANLGYAECRFGVPVYPGDTLMARSTVIGLRENSNRESGVVYVRSEGVNQAGETVLDYVRWVMVRKRDKDVPVAAASVPKLATSVAANDLVVPDELSLEGYDATLAGSPHRWCDYAIGERIDHVDGMTIEEAEHMTATRLYQNTAKVHFDQRLAAGSRFGRRLIYGGHVISMARALSFNGLANAFKIAAINAGSHTNPTLAGDTIYAWSEVVEKAELEGRDDVGALRLRTRAVKNADAASFPDKGADGRADPSVVLDLDYWTLMPR, encoded by the coding sequence ATGTCCCGCAACGCCCCGGCCAAGACCAACCCCGGCAACTATTTCGAGGACTTCACGCTGGGCCAGGAGCTGGCACACGCCACGCCGCGCACCGTGACCGAAGGCGACGTCTCGCTCTACACCGCGCTCTACGGCACGCGCTTTGCCGTCCAGTCCGCCGATGCCTTCGCGCAGTCGGTCGGCCTGCCTGGCGCGCCGGTCGACGACCTCCTGGTCTTCCACATCGTCTTCGGCAAGACCGTGCCCGACGTCTCGCTTAACGCCGTGGCTAATCTCGGCTACGCCGAATGCCGCTTCGGCGTGCCGGTCTATCCCGGCGATACGCTTATGGCGCGCTCCACGGTGATCGGCCTGCGCGAGAACAGCAACCGCGAGAGCGGCGTGGTCTATGTGCGCTCCGAGGGCGTCAACCAGGCCGGCGAGACGGTGCTGGACTACGTGCGCTGGGTGATGGTGCGCAAGCGCGACAAGGATGTCCCCGTCGCGGCGGCCAGCGTGCCGAAGCTCGCGACTTCGGTCGCCGCCAACGATCTCGTGGTGCCGGACGAGCTCTCGCTCGAGGGCTATGACGCGACGCTTGCCGGCTCGCCACATCGCTGGTGCGACTACGCCATCGGCGAGCGCATCGACCATGTCGACGGCATGACCATCGAGGAGGCCGAGCACATGACGGCGACGCGCCTCTACCAGAACACGGCGAAGGTTCACTTCGACCAGCGCCTTGCGGCTGGCTCGCGCTTCGGCCGGCGGCTGATCTATGGCGGCCACGTGATCTCGATGGCGCGCGCGCTGTCGTTCAACGGCCTGGCCAATGCCTTCAAGATCGCCGCGATCAACGCCGGCAGCCACACCAACCCGACCCTGGCGGGCGACACGATCTATGCCTGGTCGGAGGTGGTCGAGAAGGCCGAACTCGAGGGCCGCGACGACGTGGGCGCGCTGCGCCTGCGCACCCGGGCGGTGAAGAACGCCGATGCCGCGTCCTTTCCCGACAAGGGCGCCGACGGCAGGGCCGATCCGTCGGTCGTGCTCGATCTCGACTACTGGACGCTGATGCCGCGCTGA
- a CDS encoding CoA ester lyase → MTATVRPRRSVLYMPGANTRALEKARSLPADALIFDLEDAVAPDAKEAARANVVAAAKSRAYGRREIVIRCNSLGTEWGRADVAAIAASGADAILVPKLEIAADVANVVALLDAAGAPSSMAVWGMMETPRGILRAEEIAGASPRLACLIMGTNDLVKDLRAQHTPVRLPMVVPLGLTLLAARANGLAILDGVYNDIQDIEGFKASCRQGLEFGFDGKTLIHPTQVQPCNEIFAPSATELAMAERIVAGFEKARAEGKGVVTVDGRMIENLHVEQAQRQLALAAAIQELAA, encoded by the coding sequence ATGACAGCGACAGTCCGCCCGCGCCGCAGCGTGCTCTACATGCCCGGCGCCAATACCCGTGCGCTGGAGAAGGCCCGCAGCTTGCCGGCCGACGCGCTGATCTTCGACCTTGAAGATGCGGTCGCGCCCGACGCCAAGGAGGCCGCGCGCGCCAACGTCGTGGCGGCGGCGAAGAGCCGGGCCTATGGCAGGCGCGAGATCGTCATTCGTTGCAACAGTCTCGGCACCGAATGGGGCCGCGCCGATGTCGCGGCGATCGCCGCCTCGGGGGCCGATGCCATCCTGGTGCCGAAGCTCGAAATCGCCGCCGACGTCGCCAACGTCGTCGCCCTGCTCGACGCCGCCGGCGCGCCTTCGTCGATGGCTGTGTGGGGCATGATGGAGACCCCGCGCGGCATCCTCAGGGCCGAGGAGATCGCCGGCGCCTCGCCGCGCCTGGCCTGCCTGATCATGGGCACCAACGATCTGGTGAAGGACCTGCGCGCGCAGCACACGCCTGTGCGGCTGCCGATGGTGGTGCCGCTGGGCCTCACCCTGCTCGCCGCGCGCGCCAACGGGCTGGCGATCCTCGATGGCGTCTACAACGACATCCAGGACATCGAGGGCTTCAAGGCGTCGTGCCGGCAGGGGCTGGAGTTCGGCTTCGACGGCAAGACGCTGATCCACCCGACCCAGGTCCAGCCCTGCAACGAGATCTTCGCGCCCAGCGCCACCGAGCTGGCGATGGCCGAGAGGATCGTCGCCGGCTTCGAGAAGGCGCGCGCCGAGGGCAAGGGCGTGGTCACGGTCGACGGCCGCATGATCGAGAACCTGCATGTCGAGCAGGCTCAGCGCCAGCTTGCGCTGGCGGCAGCGATCCAGGAACTCGCGGCGTAG
- a CDS encoding LysE family transporter: MSGLGLEPLLLFIEGAIIGFLIAVPVGPAAILCIRRTISTSIVAGVVTGIGASLGDTLFGAAAAFGLTFVNDFIVRNEAWIRGVGGVVLCVMGWSYITHRPPSVGDPVAADRAHPYLTTARFMSSSFFITVFNPLTVMAFGAVFASRGLSNVGSDLTAALVLIAAVFVGAFAWWTSLCGIAWVARVWFTGGGLIWLNRVSGIALAGFGVAATLSLLPINWRWFGDTLGLN; this comes from the coding sequence GTGTCGGGACTGGGACTCGAGCCCCTGCTGCTCTTCATCGAGGGCGCGATCATCGGCTTCCTCATCGCCGTGCCGGTCGGTCCCGCCGCCATCCTCTGTATCCGCCGCACCATCTCGACCAGCATTGTCGCCGGCGTGGTCACCGGCATCGGCGCGTCGCTGGGCGACACGCTGTTCGGCGCCGCCGCCGCCTTCGGCCTGACCTTCGTCAACGACTTCATCGTGCGCAACGAGGCGTGGATCCGCGGCGTTGGCGGCGTGGTGCTGTGCGTGATGGGCTGGTCCTACATCACCCATCGCCCGCCGAGCGTCGGCGATCCGGTCGCCGCCGACCGCGCGCATCCCTATCTCACGACCGCGCGCTTCATGAGCTCGAGCTTCTTCATCACCGTGTTCAATCCGCTCACCGTGATGGCCTTCGGCGCCGTCTTCGCCAGCCGCGGCCTGAGCAATGTCGGCAGCGACCTGACGGCGGCACTGGTGCTGATCGCCGCCGTCTTCGTCGGCGCCTTCGCCTGGTGGACGTCGCTCTGCGGCATCGCCTGGGTTGCGCGCGTCTGGTTCACGGGCGGCGGCCTGATCTGGCTCAACCGCGTCTCCGGCATCGCGCTCGCCGGCTTCGGCGTCGCCGCGACGCTGTCGCTCCTGCCGATCAACTGGCGCTGGTTCGGCGATACGCTGGGTTTGAACTGA
- the gcvA gene encoding transcriptional regulator GcvA gives MPRRLPPLNALRAFEAAARHGAIARAAEELAVTPSAVSEQVRLLEARMGVKLFHRRAQGVTLTSEGAALLPGLTDAFDRLAAVGESLGERRKRTRVAVSLLPSLAAAWLVPRLRGLRVDLPGIELHVRAERLLVDFTREDVDLAIRFAGGPFRDLVAHRLMGETVFPVCSPALAYGQRPLRGFADLQRHTLLHDTDAHPRQPWMSWQAWFAREGLSPAAASTGLFFNDSMVLLSAAIDGQGVALGRGPMVHEHLARGRLVRVLEQEWPAEWSYWAVAPQNHMRRPAVRDFVEWLKVQAMTSP, from the coding sequence ATGCCGCGCCGCCTGCCGCCGCTCAACGCCCTGCGCGCCTTCGAGGCCGCCGCCCGCCACGGCGCCATCGCGAGGGCGGCCGAGGAGCTCGCGGTCACGCCTTCGGCGGTGAGCGAGCAGGTTCGCCTGCTCGAGGCCCGGATGGGCGTGAAGCTTTTCCACCGCCGCGCCCAGGGCGTGACGCTCACCAGCGAGGGGGCCGCCCTGCTGCCGGGGCTGACCGACGCCTTCGACCGGCTGGCCGCCGTCGGCGAGTCGTTGGGCGAGCGACGCAAGCGCACGCGCGTGGCGGTGAGTCTGTTGCCCTCGCTGGCCGCCGCCTGGCTGGTGCCGCGCCTGCGTGGTCTGCGCGTCGACCTGCCGGGCATCGAGCTGCATGTGCGTGCCGAGCGCCTGCTGGTGGACTTCACCCGCGAGGATGTCGACCTCGCCATCCGCTTCGCCGGCGGCCCGTTCCGCGATCTGGTGGCACACCGCCTGATGGGCGAGACCGTATTCCCAGTGTGCAGTCCGGCGTTGGCCTACGGACAGCGCCCGTTGCGCGGCTTCGCCGATCTTCAGCGCCACACCCTGCTGCACGACACCGATGCCCATCCACGCCAGCCCTGGATGAGCTGGCAGGCGTGGTTCGCGCGCGAAGGCCTGTCGCCCGCTGCCGCGTCGACCGGCCTGTTCTTCAACGACTCGATGGTGCTCCTGTCGGCAGCGATCGACGGCCAGGGTGTCGCGCTGGGCCGCGGCCCGATGGTGCACGAGCATCTCGCGCGCGGCCGTCTGGTGCGCGTGCTCGAGCAGGAATGGCCGGCCGAATGGAGCTACTGGGCGGTCGCGCCGCAGAACCACATGCGCCGCCCCGCCGTGCGCGACTTCGTCGAGTGGCTGAAAGTGCAGGCGATGACCTCCCCGTGA